A single region of the Gephyromycinifex aptenodytis genome encodes:
- a CDS encoding efflux RND transporter permease subunit — MTLIGLTRFSLRNRALIALITIFTVLAGFISLTSLRRELIPSIQVPIVGVVAAVPGASAGVVEERVTAPIEAAVLGVEGVEKVQSTSSNSLSAITVNLRYGIDLPQAQAKLQRAVLAVPNLPEGTDPEVIAGSIEDFPVMQIAASGGENTDQLAARIRDIVVPGLKDIEGVREVQVSGVSDKIVRIDLDEKKMDKAGLSASAVSSLLQANGIVVPAGKLPAGGSDLATEVGSRITSVEQLRELPLAATGSSAPPGLGGSLPSAAGSGPGGLSLGGVAGMSAARPRVPVATPTPVACGTRTPTPGATLPGGRPDPCATSPAAVIPPAPAPAAPPTAAATTGPTASPSRTSPPVRPSTTTTPAPSRTTPAPSQTIAPPSSSSPSPQPTVTVTRTLAPTGWPSALPSNLPTALPSNLPTALPSNLPSNLPPGFPDLTQLQQQLQLLPQLPALLTQLQQLQAGLSDLPQLQQQLGDLRQLQSQLARLAQLQGRLDDLAALQGQLAQLQQLQAQLGQLQQLQGQLGQLQQLQGQLGQLRALQGQLGQLQQLQGQLAQLAGLRGQLAQLEKLSRQLQGATQVATPKIYALGDVATVDLVPNGEEGISRSDGEPSVTLSITKTPDGGAVEVSQAVHEALPNLEKSLSDGRFVVVFDQAPFIEQSIDDLTHEGVLGLAMAILVVLFFLMSIPLTLVTALSIPLSLLVALIGLYTGGLTLNILTLGALTIAVGRVVDDSIVVIENIKRHLDLGEDKSAAIPAAVGEVASAITASTIATVAVFLPIGIVGGQAGELFRPFAITVGLAMGASLLVALTIVPVLGYWFIRPAGKQRDSRFARLRRRKSGSSRSDSSDLLQRAYLPTLAFALRRPVATLIAAVLLLAGTGALATQLKTDFIGNAASTTLAINQELPAGSSLATTDDAARTVESIVRARPDVLSHQVTISGGGGGGFEALFGGGSTNIARHTVTVAEDADLEKVSGELRSTLEKRTDIGEVSISEAAGGGPGSSEVEIAVQAADEEDLRTAAAAVQKAVAAVEGARDVKNNLADLTPTVAVTVDRADALRRGLVEPQIGSAVAAAMKGRTIGRVEIDQQRHDVVVRELAAPAGLAALQKVVVGSDLKGNEVRLADVATVERSTAPASISRQDGRRTAVVSAVPEGDDLGGLTRQIQSALDATSLPDGASATIGGVSADQAAAFEQLGLALLVAIAIVYVVMVATFGSLLQPFLLLVSIPFAATGALAALELTDTALGVPAIIGLLMLVGIVVTNAIVLIDLVNQYRRRGASIEEAVTAGARDRVRPIIMTALATILALVPMAASLSGGGAFISQPLALVVIGGLFSSTLLTLVLLPVLYVVVEKALARRSN; from the coding sequence ATGACGTTGATCGGTCTAACTCGGTTCAGCCTGCGCAACCGTGCCCTGATCGCGCTCATCACGATCTTCACCGTCCTGGCCGGGTTCATCTCGCTGACCTCGTTGCGCCGCGAGCTGATCCCCTCCATCCAGGTGCCGATCGTCGGCGTCGTGGCAGCGGTGCCCGGGGCGAGCGCGGGCGTGGTGGAGGAACGGGTCACCGCGCCCATCGAGGCGGCAGTCCTCGGCGTGGAGGGGGTCGAGAAGGTCCAGTCCACGTCGAGCAACTCGTTGTCGGCCATCACCGTCAACCTTCGGTACGGGATCGATCTGCCCCAAGCGCAAGCCAAGCTGCAACGGGCTGTGCTGGCCGTGCCCAACCTGCCGGAGGGCACCGACCCGGAGGTCATCGCTGGCAGCATCGAGGACTTCCCGGTCATGCAGATCGCAGCCTCGGGTGGAGAGAACACCGACCAGCTCGCTGCCCGGATCCGCGACATCGTCGTGCCGGGCCTGAAGGACATCGAGGGGGTCCGGGAGGTCCAGGTCAGCGGCGTTTCCGACAAGATCGTCCGGATCGACTTGGATGAGAAGAAGATGGACAAGGCCGGGCTTTCAGCCTCGGCGGTTTCCAGTCTGCTGCAGGCCAACGGGATCGTCGTGCCGGCCGGCAAGCTCCCGGCCGGGGGCAGCGACCTAGCTACCGAGGTGGGCTCCCGGATCACCTCGGTGGAGCAGCTGCGCGAACTGCCACTGGCTGCCACCGGTAGCTCGGCGCCGCCCGGATTGGGCGGTTCGCTTCCGTCCGCTGCCGGCAGCGGACCCGGGGGACTCTCGTTGGGTGGGGTCGCCGGCATGTCCGCGGCCCGGCCCCGAGTTCCGGTGGCCACTCCCACCCCTGTTGCCTGCGGCACCCGCACCCCGACTCCGGGCGCGACCCTGCCTGGCGGGCGCCCCGACCCGTGCGCAACGAGCCCCGCAGCGGTCATCCCACCGGCTCCTGCCCCCGCTGCTCCGCCCACCGCGGCCGCGACGACCGGGCCGACGGCTTCGCCTTCGCGCACCAGCCCTCCCGTCCGGCCCTCGACCACCACGACCCCGGCACCCTCTCGGACCACCCCCGCCCCTTCACAGACGATTGCGCCTCCCTCCAGCAGCTCGCCCAGCCCCCAGCCCACGGTGACGGTGACCCGCACACTGGCCCCCACCGGCTGGCCCTCGGCATTGCCGTCCAACCTGCCGACCGCGTTGCCGTCCAACCTGCCGACCGCGCTGCCGTCCAACCTGCCCTCGAACCTGCCCCCGGGCTTCCCGGACCTGACGCAGTTGCAGCAGCAGCTCCAGCTCCTGCCGCAACTGCCAGCCCTGCTCACCCAGCTACAGCAGTTGCAAGCCGGGCTCTCCGATCTGCCTCAGCTGCAGCAACAGCTCGGTGACCTACGTCAACTGCAAAGCCAGTTGGCACGGCTGGCGCAGTTGCAAGGGCGACTGGACGATCTGGCCGCATTGCAGGGCCAACTCGCTCAACTCCAACAACTCCAAGCTCAACTGGGCCAGTTGCAACAGTTGCAAGGCCAGTTGGGTCAACTGCAGCAGCTCCAGGGTCAGCTGGGTCAACTTCGCGCTCTGCAGGGACAACTTGGTCAACTGCAACAACTACAGGGTCAGCTCGCGCAACTGGCCGGGTTGCGCGGACAACTGGCTCAGCTGGAGAAGCTGAGCCGGCAGCTCCAAGGGGCCACCCAGGTCGCCACACCCAAGATCTACGCGCTGGGTGACGTTGCCACCGTCGACCTGGTCCCCAACGGCGAGGAAGGCATCTCCCGCTCCGACGGTGAGCCGAGCGTGACCCTGTCGATCACCAAGACGCCAGACGGCGGCGCCGTCGAGGTCTCCCAGGCTGTCCACGAAGCGCTGCCGAACCTGGAGAAGAGCCTGTCCGACGGGCGTTTCGTCGTGGTCTTCGACCAGGCGCCGTTCATCGAGCAGTCCATCGACGACCTCACCCACGAGGGCGTCCTCGGGCTGGCGATGGCGATCCTGGTCGTGCTGTTCTTCCTGATGTCGATTCCGCTCACCTTGGTCACGGCGCTGTCGATCCCGCTGTCGCTGTTGGTCGCCTTGATCGGGTTGTACACCGGCGGGTTGACGTTGAACATCCTGACCCTGGGTGCGTTGACGATTGCCGTCGGACGGGTCGTGGACGACTCCATCGTCGTCATCGAGAACATCAAACGGCACCTGGACCTCGGCGAAGACAAGAGCGCCGCCATTCCGGCCGCCGTGGGTGAGGTCGCCTCCGCGATCACCGCATCGACCATCGCCACTGTTGCGGTCTTCCTGCCGATCGGCATCGTCGGCGGGCAAGCCGGAGAACTGTTCCGCCCGTTCGCGATCACCGTCGGGCTGGCCATGGGTGCCTCGCTGCTGGTGGCCCTGACGATCGTCCCGGTTCTCGGGTACTGGTTCATCCGCCCCGCCGGCAAACAACGAGACAGCCGCTTCGCTCGGTTGCGCCGCCGCAAGAGCGGGTCGAGCCGCAGCGACTCCAGTGACCTGCTGCAACGCGCCTACCTGCCCACGCTGGCGTTCGCGCTGCGTCGCCCGGTGGCCACGTTGATCGCGGCGGTCTTGTTGCTCGCCGGTACCGGCGCCCTGGCCACCCAGTTGAAGACGGACTTCATCGGCAACGCAGCCTCAACCACCTTGGCCATCAACCAGGAACTGCCCGCAGGCTCCTCCCTGGCGACCACCGACGACGCGGCACGTACGGTGGAAAGCATTGTGCGGGCCCGCCCCGACGTGCTCTCCCACCAGGTGACGATCAGCGGCGGTGGTGGCGGCGGATTCGAGGCGTTGTTCGGCGGTGGCAGCACCAACATTGCTCGGCACACTGTCACAGTGGCCGAGGACGCCGACCTGGAGAAAGTCTCCGGCGAACTGCGTTCGACGCTGGAAAAGCGCACCGACATCGGTGAGGTCAGCATCAGCGAAGCCGCCGGTGGTGGCCCGGGCAGCAGCGAGGTCGAGATCGCGGTGCAGGCGGCCGACGAAGAGGACCTTCGAACGGCAGCGGCCGCGGTACAGAAGGCCGTCGCCGCAGTCGAGGGGGCCCGCGACGTCAAGAACAACCTTGCCGACCTCACCCCGACCGTCGCGGTCACAGTCGATCGGGCCGATGCGTTGCGCCGCGGTCTGGTCGAGCCGCAGATCGGCAGTGCCGTAGCGGCCGCGATGAAGGGCCGCACGATCGGCCGAGTCGAGATCGATCAGCAACGCCACGACGTGGTGGTGCGCGAATTGGCTGCGCCGGCAGGTCTGGCGGCGTTGCAGAAGGTCGTCGTCGGTTCGGACCTGAAAGGCAACGAGGTCCGATTGGCAGACGTCGCCACGGTGGAACGCAGCACCGCCCCGGCCAGCATCAGCCGCCAGGACGGACGCCGGACCGCAGTCGTCTCTGCGGTGCCCGAAGGTGACGACCTTGGAGGTCTGACTCGTCAGATCCAGAGCGCCTTGGACGCCACGTCACTGCCGGACGGTGCCAGCGCCACCATCGGCGGGGTCAGCGCGGACCAGGCGGCAGCCTTCGAACAGCTCGGTCTGGCCCTCCTCGTTGCGATCGCCATCGTCTACGTCGTGATGGTGGCCACCTTCGGGAGCTTGCTGCAGCCGTTCCTACTGCTGGTGAGCATCCCGTTCGCAGCCACCGGGGCGCTGGCCGCGCTGGAACTGACCGACACCGCCCTCGGGGTGCCCGCCATCATCGGCCTGCTCATGCTGGTGGGCATCGTCGTCACGAACGCCATCGTGCTGATCGACCTGGTCAACCAATACCGCCGTCGCGGCGCGAGCATCGAAGAAGCGGTGACCGCAGGTGCGCGCGACCGGGTGCGCCCGATCATCATGACCGCGCTGGCCACGATCCTGGCGCTGGTCCCGATGGCAGCGTCCCTGTCCGGCGGAGGGGCCTTCATCTCCCAGCCGTTGGCGCTTGTGGTCATCGGGGGTCTGTTCAGTTCGACGCTGCTCACTCTCGTGCTGCTCCCGGTTCTGTACGTGGTGGTGGAGAAGGCGCTGGCGCGGCGATCCAACTGA
- a CDS encoding enoyl-CoA hydratase/isomerase family protein → MNRPDEAQRTEQVRFERRGAAGVVILDRPKAINSLTLAMVRAMIAQLQQWRTDDEVALVAITGAGEKGLCAGGDVVAMRAGVLAGGRGRAEAMEFWEREYDLDALIAHYPKPVVAFMDGATMGGGIGIAGHASHRLVTERSKIAMPETIIGFFPDVGGLHLLAQAPGEIGTHLALTGATITGADAVAVGIADVLVHSTRLPQVLEDLAGGQAPALAELGSTGHPAPILAQRTWIDACYAGDDPVAILSRLRDYDGEEAEQAHEAAALIESRSPFSVSVTLRAIRNARRFANLDAVLEQDRVLARAFADEPDFREGVRALLVDKDKNPTWRHASLSEVPTAEVDAAFVR, encoded by the coding sequence ATGAACCGTCCCGACGAGGCTCAGCGAACCGAACAGGTTCGATTCGAACGGCGCGGCGCTGCGGGGGTGGTCATCCTGGATCGTCCCAAGGCCATCAACTCCCTCACCTTGGCGATGGTGCGGGCCATGATCGCCCAACTCCAGCAGTGGCGCACCGACGATGAGGTGGCCCTCGTGGCCATCACCGGCGCCGGCGAGAAGGGGCTGTGTGCCGGGGGCGATGTCGTTGCAATGCGGGCGGGGGTGCTGGCCGGGGGCCGAGGCCGCGCCGAGGCAATGGAGTTCTGGGAACGTGAATACGACCTGGACGCTCTCATCGCCCACTACCCCAAACCGGTGGTGGCTTTCATGGACGGCGCCACGATGGGTGGCGGGATAGGTATCGCTGGGCACGCCAGCCACCGCCTGGTCACCGAGCGCAGCAAGATCGCGATGCCGGAGACGATCATCGGGTTCTTCCCCGACGTGGGCGGGCTGCACCTGTTGGCTCAGGCCCCGGGTGAGATCGGGACCCATCTGGCGCTGACGGGGGCCACGATCACCGGCGCGGACGCGGTGGCGGTGGGGATAGCAGACGTGCTCGTGCATTCCACCCGGTTGCCGCAGGTGCTGGAGGATCTCGCCGGTGGCCAGGCCCCTGCGCTGGCGGAGTTGGGCTCCACGGGACACCCGGCGCCGATCCTGGCGCAGCGTACGTGGATCGACGCCTGCTATGCCGGAGATGACCCGGTCGCCATCCTGTCGCGGCTTCGCGACTACGACGGGGAAGAGGCCGAACAGGCTCATGAAGCTGCAGCCCTCATCGAGTCCCGCTCTCCGTTCTCGGTGAGCGTCACCCTGCGCGCCATCCGCAACGCGCGCCGCTTCGCAAACCTCGACGCGGTCCTGGAACAGGACCGGGTGCTGGCGCGGGCCTTCGCCGACGAGCCCGACTTCCGCGAGGGGGTCCGGGCGCTGCTGGTCGATAAGGACAAGAACCCGACGTGGCGGCACGCGAGCCTGTCCGAGGTGCCCACCGCCGAGGTGGACGCTGCGTTTGTCCGCTGA
- a CDS encoding alpha-amylase family glycosyl hydrolase, producing the protein MKRTLTWGAALALTTCLAAAPASLASAAPQPSDPAPEAGQRTSAPGPRSSLRQGPTRERFYFVMADRFANGNPYNDTGGISGGPLRSGFDPTRKGFFHGGDLAGLIGKLDYIKGMGTTAIWLTPSFTNRPVQGPSGQESAGYHGYWVTDFTRIDPHFGTNAEMKRLIEQAHAKGMKVYFDIITNHTADVIGYQEGKYTYVPKASAPFRDAKGRAFDDRDYAGTSVFPALDAEKSFPYTPVFKNPGDATVKVPAWLNDPRMYHNRGDTTFEGENSLYGDFFGLDDLFTERPEVVDGMSEIYQAWIDLGIDGFRIDTTRHVNMEFWQQFGPRMMAHAAQSGKKDFFMFGEIADPDPLEMSRYSTRGRLPAALDFGFQRAAQKFVAGGQGKDLAAFYASDDLYTDADSNAYSLPTFVGNHDMGRLPFLLTQDEKIDKAALLPRVRLANSLMYLTRGQPIVYYGDEQGFIGTGNDQAARHDMFATRTKLYADEPTLIGPAGSRDRYDTNSELYRQIAELAALRQEHPALADGAQITRAAAGGLFAFSRVDAQQREYLVAVNSSTKPAAARVNTFNAKDTFAPIYGTGTALRTGADGTARVSVPPLSAVVYRASTPVDEAKNAPAVKLVNTWTSTSDGRLRVKAEVSANRYVQATFYARIAGEPTWRLLGTDDNAPYQVFDDVSTMRAGTRMEYRVVVQDESGRVRSSSTVTSVR; encoded by the coding sequence GTGAAGAGGACATTGACATGGGGCGCTGCACTGGCTCTGACGACCTGCCTAGCGGCGGCTCCGGCAAGCCTGGCATCTGCTGCGCCCCAGCCCAGCGATCCGGCGCCGGAAGCCGGCCAGCGCACCTCCGCGCCGGGACCGCGCTCATCGTTGCGCCAAGGCCCGACCCGGGAGCGTTTCTACTTCGTCATGGCTGACCGGTTCGCCAACGGCAACCCCTACAACGACACCGGCGGCATCAGTGGCGGGCCGCTGCGCTCCGGGTTCGACCCGACCCGTAAGGGCTTCTTCCACGGCGGTGACCTGGCTGGCCTTATCGGCAAACTCGACTACATCAAGGGCATGGGAACCACCGCCATCTGGCTGACTCCCTCGTTCACCAACCGGCCGGTGCAAGGCCCCTCGGGTCAGGAGAGCGCCGGATATCACGGTTATTGGGTGACCGACTTCACCCGTATCGACCCGCACTTCGGCACCAATGCGGAGATGAAGCGCCTCATCGAGCAGGCGCACGCCAAGGGGATGAAGGTCTACTTCGACATCATCACCAATCACACGGCCGACGTGATCGGCTACCAGGAGGGCAAGTACACCTACGTGCCCAAGGCGAGTGCTCCCTTCCGAGATGCCAAGGGCCGCGCCTTCGATGACCGTGACTACGCCGGAACGTCAGTGTTCCCTGCCCTGGACGCCGAGAAGTCCTTCCCGTACACCCCGGTGTTCAAGAACCCCGGCGACGCCACCGTCAAGGTTCCGGCTTGGCTGAACGACCCGAGGATGTACCACAACCGGGGCGACACCACCTTCGAGGGAGAGAACTCGCTCTACGGCGACTTCTTCGGCCTGGATGACCTGTTCACCGAGCGCCCCGAGGTTGTCGACGGGATGAGCGAGATCTACCAGGCATGGATCGATCTGGGGATCGACGGCTTCCGCATCGACACCACCCGGCACGTCAACATGGAGTTCTGGCAGCAGTTCGGCCCGCGCATGATGGCCCACGCGGCACAGTCCGGGAAGAAGGACTTCTTCATGTTCGGGGAGATCGCCGACCCCGACCCGCTGGAGATGAGCCGCTATTCCACCCGGGGGCGGCTGCCGGCCGCGCTCGACTTCGGATTCCAGCGGGCGGCCCAGAAGTTCGTGGCAGGTGGACAAGGCAAGGACCTGGCTGCGTTCTACGCCAGCGACGACCTGTACACCGACGCCGACTCCAACGCCTACTCGTTGCCGACGTTCGTCGGCAACCACGACATGGGCCGACTTCCGTTCTTGCTGACCCAGGACGAGAAGATCGACAAGGCCGCTTTGCTGCCGCGGGTTCGCCTGGCCAACAGCCTCATGTACCTCACTCGGGGCCAACCGATCGTCTACTACGGCGATGAACAGGGCTTTATCGGTACCGGCAACGACCAGGCTGCACGGCATGACATGTTCGCCACCCGCACCAAGCTGTACGCCGACGAACCAACCCTGATCGGGCCGGCCGGCTCACGGGACCGCTACGACACGAATTCGGAGCTGTACCGGCAGATCGCCGAACTGGCAGCGCTGCGCCAGGAGCACCCGGCGCTGGCCGACGGAGCACAGATCACCCGGGCCGCGGCCGGTGGATTGTTCGCCTTCTCCCGGGTGGATGCCCAGCAGCGCGAGTACCTGGTGGCCGTGAACAGTTCGACGAAGCCGGCCGCGGCCCGGGTGAATACCTTCAACGCCAAGGACACTTTCGCACCCATCTACGGCACCGGCACGGCGCTGCGCACCGGCGCGGACGGCACTGCCCGAGTCTCGGTGCCGCCACTGTCGGCCGTGGTCTATCGGGCCTCGACGCCGGTGGACGAGGCCAAGAACGCCCCTGCGGTGAAACTAGTGAATACGTGGACCAGCACCAGCGACGGTCGGCTCCGCGTCAAGGCTGAGGTCTCTGCAAATCGCTACGTGCAGGCCACGTTCTACGCCCGGATCGCCGGTGAACCCACCTGGCGTCTGCTCGGCACCGACGACAACGCGCCCTACCAGGTCTTCGACGACGTCTCCACGATGCGCGCTGGCACCCGGATGGAATACCGGGTAGTGGTGCAGGACGAGTCGGGAAGGGTCCGTTCCAGCAGCACCGTGACATCGGTGCGCTGA